In a genomic window of Acidobacteriota bacterium:
- a CDS encoding gamma-glutamyltransferase produces the protein MRVRPLLGALFAGILLAGVGGVAEQQVLPPNLPADPRDPALNQGPKPAATGRQGMVSTQLPIVSEAALEVLRKGGNAVDAMVTAVFLQHVNDYHQVSHFGAMSALYYEAKTGTLHAINAVSERPRSDRGDRGDANKVAIGGVVRGLEALATRFGTRPWASYLEPAIASADEGVVVTSYMYGINYQKWSTEEFIQSNPAARAFYMPEGHLVPVGARWKMPALAAHLRRLAAEGADYMYSGEWGRKFVKEATKRGGRVTEADLAEYRPHWDEPVRFTYRGHEIVGSPAPDTGGLVVGYNLNILEQFDLKGMGHYAQSAETLETMARAFARVSDETRWAINDPLNFHVPQALWLSKDYGRMGAEYVKQTRAKVSLAGAAETEEAQAAAGVRTPVVGFGHGDEALGSNHNVIVDAEGNWISMLHTGHGGAPGVHIDGVEATGSTARALAVGPGRRLVLPITAIMILKDGKPWLAMGTPGSPPQPVTQVLVNILDFGMTPGEAADAPRFWAARGTDRTLDIESRIAPSVREGLAARGIKIKDLGDYNWHTGSMQIVWRDAATGALHGVTDPRRLGRASGF, from the coding sequence ATGCGTGTGCGACCGTTGTTGGGGGCCCTCTTCGCCGGCATCCTGCTCGCTGGCGTCGGGGGCGTGGCCGAGCAGCAGGTGCTGCCGCCCAATCTGCCAGCCGATCCTCGCGACCCCGCGCTCAATCAGGGGCCCAAGCCAGCCGCGACCGGCCGCCAGGGCATGGTCAGCACGCAGCTGCCGATCGTCTCGGAAGCGGCCCTCGAGGTGCTGCGCAAGGGGGGTAATGCCGTCGATGCGATGGTGACGGCGGTCTTCCTCCAGCACGTGAACGACTACCACCAGGTCTCGCACTTCGGGGCGATGTCGGCGCTCTACTACGAGGCCAAGACCGGGACACTGCACGCAATCAACGCCGTGTCGGAGCGACCGCGCTCCGATCGCGGCGATCGCGGCGATGCCAACAAGGTCGCGATTGGCGGTGTGGTACGCGGGCTCGAGGCCCTCGCCACCCGGTTCGGCACGCGACCGTGGGCCAGCTACCTCGAGCCGGCGATCGCGTCGGCCGACGAGGGTGTGGTGGTGACGTCGTACATGTATGGCATCAACTACCAGAAATGGAGCACGGAGGAGTTCATCCAGAGCAACCCGGCCGCCCGCGCCTTCTACATGCCCGAGGGGCACCTCGTGCCCGTCGGCGCGCGCTGGAAGATGCCGGCGCTCGCCGCGCACCTTCGCCGCCTCGCGGCTGAGGGGGCGGACTACATGTACTCCGGCGAGTGGGGCAGGAAGTTCGTCAAGGAAGCCACCAAGCGCGGCGGCCGGGTGACCGAGGCCGACTTGGCCGAGTACCGCCCCCACTGGGACGAGCCGGTGCGCTTCACGTACCGCGGTCACGAGATCGTCGGCTCGCCCGCGCCCGACACCGGGGGCCTCGTGGTCGGGTACAACCTGAACATCCTCGAGCAGTTCGACCTGAAGGGGATGGGCCACTACGCGCAGTCGGCCGAGACGCTCGAGACGATGGCGCGGGCGTTCGCGCGGGTGTCCGACGAGACGCGCTGGGCCATCAACGATCCGCTGAACTTCCACGTGCCGCAGGCCCTCTGGCTGTCGAAGGACTACGGCCGGATGGGCGCGGAGTACGTGAAGCAGACGCGGGCGAAGGTCTCGCTCGCGGGCGCGGCCGAGACGGAGGAGGCGCAGGCGGCTGCCGGCGTCCGCACGCCGGTCGTGGGATTCGGCCACGGCGATGAAGCGCTCGGCAGCAACCACAACGTCATCGTCGATGCGGAGGGCAACTGGATCTCGATGCTGCACACCGGCCACGGCGGTGCGCCGGGGGTGCACATCGACGGCGTCGAAGCGACCGGCAGCACAGCGCGCGCCCTCGCCGTCGGACCGGGACGCCGGCTGGTGCTTCCCATCACGGCCATCATGATCCTCAAGGACGGCAAGCCCTGGCTCGCGATGGGCACGCCCGGGTCGCCGCCGCAGCCGGTGACGCAGGTGCTCGTCAACATCCTCGACTTCGGCATGACGCCGGGTGAGGCCGCCGATGCCCCGCGGTTCTGGGCGGCGCGCGGCACCGACCGCACGCTCGACATCGAATCTCGAATCGCGCCGTCGGTCCGCGAGGGACTCGCCGCCCGCGGCATCAAGATCAAAGACCTCGGCGACTACAACTGGCACACGGGATCGATGCAGATCGTCTGGCGTGACGCCGCAACAGGCGCACTGCACGGGGTGACCGATCCCCGGCGGCTGGGCCGCGCCAGCGGGTTCTGA
- a CDS encoding methyltransferase domain-containing protein gives MKLLMGVAGAAVAVLAGFGGWSLWLLKGSPDDIDRLARELGVGAGAVVADVGAGSGSWAVRLAEIVGPGGRVYATELPGRLDGLRELARSEAGDTLVVVEAGPTATGLDPACCDAIVMRGVYHHFDDGAEMSRQLLVALRPAGRLAIVDFAPDGPWRWHFWFLGRSHGGRRGHGAHLAEIARDAEAAGGRVVRQVAGWSGGYHLTVVERPE, from the coding sequence ATGAAGCTGCTGATGGGCGTCGCTGGCGCCGCCGTCGCCGTGCTCGCCGGATTCGGGGGGTGGAGCCTGTGGCTCCTCAAGGGGAGTCCGGACGACATCGACAGGCTGGCGCGGGAACTCGGCGTCGGTGCGGGTGCGGTCGTGGCCGACGTCGGCGCAGGAAGTGGCTCCTGGGCCGTCCGGCTCGCCGAGATCGTCGGACCGGGTGGTCGTGTGTATGCCACCGAGTTGCCAGGCCGTCTCGACGGTCTCCGCGAGCTCGCCCGTTCGGAGGCAGGCGACACACTCGTCGTCGTCGAGGCCGGGCCCACCGCGACGGGGCTCGACCCCGCCTGCTGCGATGCGATCGTCATGCGCGGCGTCTACCACCACTTCGACGACGGTGCGGAGATGAGCCGACAGCTGCTCGTGGCTTTGCGGCCTGCCGGACGGCTGGCGATCGTGGACTTCGCACCCGACGGTCCGTGGCGATGGCACTTCTGGTTCCTCGGCCGCTCACATGGAGGACGGCGGGGCCACGGCGCGCACCTTGCCGAGATCGCTCGCGATGCGGAGGCCGCGGGCGGGCGCGTCGTGCGGCAGGTCGCGGGTTGGTCGGGTGGGTATCACCTGACCGTCGTCGAGAGGCCCGAGTGA
- a CDS encoding aminotransferase class V-fold PLP-dependent enzyme — translation MQDPVRRRAFLGRLTATGLAVGLPFPAEARTPGAVFVPQADAPDAALFADARRHFLIPEGVAYCNTGTLGASPREVVDALTQGIEQLERDLAAWPYERADGEPLTGYQELREARRAVGAFVRASPDEIALVQNATMGMNFLANGLDLEPGDEVLSTDHEHGGGISPWRLLAKRRGVVVRELPLDAVLDRGPEGIVEQFARAMTPRTRVLMVSHITSGLGVRLPVSELCVLARERGVLSLIDGAQAVGQIQVDVGELGCDAYVGSPHKWMLAPKGTGFLFIRRDRLDRFWTTLASYAFDDHERGAFRFMQYGTGSVPVVDGLLAALQFIERIGMSRIERWDAMLTARLRKGLARLPRARLASPADPRLSAAITTFRVEGVKAKALQDALWARRVRVRAQGDDRGVRLSAHLYVSPADIDTVLDVVATL, via the coding sequence ATGCAGGACCCGGTCCGTCGCCGCGCGTTTCTTGGTCGTCTCACCGCGACGGGGCTCGCCGTGGGCCTGCCCTTCCCTGCCGAGGCGCGCACCCCAGGGGCGGTGTTCGTCCCGCAGGCCGATGCGCCCGACGCCGCGCTCTTCGCCGACGCGCGGCGCCATTTCCTCATCCCGGAAGGCGTGGCCTACTGCAACACCGGCACGCTCGGCGCGTCGCCAAGGGAGGTGGTCGACGCGCTGACGCAGGGCATCGAGCAGCTCGAGCGCGATCTCGCCGCCTGGCCGTACGAGCGGGCCGACGGCGAGCCGCTCACCGGCTACCAGGAGCTTCGCGAGGCCCGCCGCGCGGTCGGCGCGTTCGTCCGTGCCTCGCCCGACGAGATCGCCCTCGTGCAGAACGCCACGATGGGCATGAACTTCCTGGCCAACGGCCTCGACCTCGAGCCCGGCGACGAGGTGCTCAGCACCGACCACGAACACGGCGGCGGCATCTCACCGTGGCGGCTGCTGGCGAAGCGTCGCGGCGTCGTCGTGCGCGAGTTGCCGCTCGACGCGGTGCTCGACCGTGGCCCCGAGGGCATCGTCGAGCAGTTCGCGCGGGCGATGACCCCGCGCACGCGCGTGCTCATGGTCAGTCACATCACGTCGGGCCTCGGCGTGCGCCTGCCTGTCTCCGAACTGTGCGTTCTCGCCCGCGAGCGCGGCGTCCTGTCGCTCATCGACGGCGCGCAGGCCGTTGGACAGATTCAAGTCGACGTCGGCGAGCTCGGGTGCGACGCCTACGTGGGCAGCCCGCACAAGTGGATGCTCGCGCCCAAGGGCACCGGCTTCCTGTTCATCCGGCGCGATCGGCTCGACCGCTTCTGGACGACGCTCGCGAGCTACGCCTTCGACGACCACGAGCGTGGGGCGTTCCGCTTCATGCAGTACGGGACCGGCAGCGTGCCGGTCGTCGACGGGTTGCTCGCCGCCCTGCAGTTCATCGAACGGATCGGCATGTCGCGCATCGAACGGTGGGACGCGATGCTCACCGCGCGCCTGCGGAAGGGACTCGCGCGGCTGCCCCGCGCCCGCCTGGCCTCGCCCGCCGATCCGCGCCTGTCGGCGGCCATCACGACTTTCCGCGTCGAGGGCGTGAAGGCGAAAGCCCTGCAGGATGCGCTGTGGGCGCGCCGCGTCCGCGTGCGTGCGCAGGGTGACGACCGCGGGGTCCGGCTGTCGGCGCACCTGTACGTCTCGCCCGCCGACATCGACACGGTGCTCGACGTCGTCGCGACACTCTGA
- a CDS encoding phosphoglycerate mutase family protein, whose translation MMRDSLTIVFETHATSLDNEAGLASGHFDVDLSARGVEQARQLGERYPTGSLDLVVTSDLRRASRTAEIAFGTRFRHEVDARVRECDYGELTRRPVAEVDAWRGRAVCAPFPGGESYAQATERFRACLADLWSRLELGRVLVIGHRATGLALEHLLKGVPLDEAVVAPWQWQPGWTYEVSESSVSTPIRRSACGDRPAATG comes from the coding sequence ATGATGCGTGACTCCCTGACGATCGTGTTCGAAACGCACGCCACGTCGCTCGACAACGAGGCCGGCCTCGCGTCGGGGCATTTCGACGTGGATCTGTCGGCGCGTGGCGTCGAGCAGGCGCGTCAGCTCGGCGAGCGGTACCCGACTGGCTCGCTCGACCTCGTGGTGACGTCGGATCTCCGTCGGGCATCTCGCACGGCGGAGATCGCCTTCGGCACGCGGTTTCGCCACGAAGTCGATGCGCGGGTCCGCGAGTGCGACTACGGTGAGCTGACTCGGCGGCCGGTTGCGGAAGTCGACGCGTGGCGGGGACGGGCAGTATGCGCTCCGTTTCCCGGCGGCGAGAGTTACGCGCAGGCCACCGAGCGGTTCCGCGCGTGTTTGGCCGACTTGTGGAGCCGCCTCGAGCTTGGGCGAGTCCTCGTCATCGGGCATCGGGCGACGGGACTGGCGCTCGAGCACCTGCTGAAAGGCGTGCCGCTCGACGAGGCAGTGGTCGCGCCTTGGCAATGGCAGCCCGGGTGGACCTACGAGGTCAGCGAGTCCAGCGTCAGCACCCCAATCCGACGTTCGGCTTGCGGCGACCGGCCAGCGGCTACCGGTTAG
- a CDS encoding M20/M25/M40 family metallo-hydrolase: protein MRKAVMVVVAWMMLGAGGRFATAQPTAVETRDAVRAYRLANEPAILAELRALLAIPNVASDAPNIARNAAALEAMLEKRGFETRLLTLDGAPPAVFGELRQPGATRTIVFYAHYDGQPVDPSQWASPPWTPTVRDRPIEEGGREVPWETLTSSVPGEYRIYARSASDDKSPAVALLAGLDALRASNIPLSVNLKVFLEGEEEAGSPHLERMLTTYREVLDADVWILGDGPVHQSRTMLVSFGVRGVIGLEMALYGPLRALHSGHYGNWAPNPAAELATLLASMRDSDGRILVDGFAAAVRPLSGLEQQAVREIPDADADLRRELALGRTETVRERLADSITVPAMNVRGIRSGAVGAQAANAIPVDAQASIDFRLVPDVTPEKVVEFVEAHLRARGYHVVYAAPAAETRRAHPRLVHLDWEAGYPGHRTPMDLPVSRAVVEIVEQVSGGPIVRVPNMGGSLPLYLFDRVLGTPLITVPIVNHDNSQHAANENLRVQNLWDGIEVYAALLARLGLEWRE from the coding sequence ATGCGCAAGGCGGTGATGGTCGTCGTGGCGTGGATGATGCTCGGCGCGGGTGGGCGGTTCGCGACCGCGCAGCCGACGGCCGTGGAGACGCGCGATGCGGTGCGAGCGTACCGCCTCGCCAACGAACCGGCCATCCTGGCCGAACTCCGGGCGCTGCTCGCGATTCCCAACGTGGCGTCGGACGCGCCGAACATCGCCCGCAACGCGGCCGCGCTCGAGGCGATGCTGGAGAAGCGTGGTTTCGAGACACGGCTCCTGACGCTCGACGGCGCGCCGCCCGCCGTCTTCGGCGAACTGCGGCAGCCGGGCGCGACCCGCACGATCGTCTTCTACGCGCACTACGACGGCCAGCCCGTCGATCCGAGCCAGTGGGCGAGCCCCCCGTGGACGCCCACCGTCCGCGATCGCCCGATCGAAGAGGGCGGCCGCGAGGTCCCGTGGGAGACGCTCACGTCGAGCGTTCCCGGCGAATACCGGATCTACGCGCGTTCGGCGTCCGACGACAAGTCGCCGGCTGTCGCCTTGCTCGCCGGGCTCGACGCCCTGCGCGCATCGAACATCCCGCTGTCGGTGAACCTCAAGGTCTTCCTCGAAGGCGAAGAGGAGGCGGGGTCGCCGCACCTCGAGCGCATGCTCACGACGTATCGCGAGGTGCTCGATGCCGACGTCTGGATTCTCGGCGACGGGCCCGTCCACCAGTCGCGCACGATGCTCGTGTCGTTCGGCGTGCGCGGGGTCATCGGTCTCGAGATGGCCCTCTACGGTCCGCTCCGCGCGCTGCACAGCGGGCACTATGGGAACTGGGCGCCGAACCCCGCGGCCGAGCTCGCCACCCTGCTCGCGTCGATGCGGGACAGCGACGGTCGCATCCTGGTCGACGGCTTCGCGGCGGCGGTCCGTCCGCTGTCTGGGCTCGAGCAGCAGGCGGTGCGCGAGATTCCCGATGCGGATGCCGACCTGAGGCGCGAGCTGGCGCTGGGACGCACCGAGACCGTGCGCGAGCGGCTGGCCGACAGCATCACGGTGCCGGCGATGAACGTGCGCGGCATTCGCAGCGGCGCGGTGGGTGCGCAGGCGGCCAACGCGATCCCCGTCGACGCCCAGGCCTCGATCGACTTCCGCCTGGTGCCCGACGTGACGCCAGAGAAGGTGGTGGAGTTCGTCGAGGCCCACCTGCGGGCGCGAGGCTACCATGTCGTCTACGCCGCACCGGCCGCCGAGACGCGACGCGCGCATCCGCGGCTGGTTCACCTCGACTGGGAAGCGGGCTACCCGGGGCACCGCACGCCGATGGACCTGCCGGTGTCGCGCGCGGTGGTGGAGATTGTCGAGCAGGTGTCCGGCGGGCCGATCGTGAGGGTGCCGAACATGGGCGGCAGCCTGCCACTGTACCTGTTCGACCGGGTGCTCGGCACGCCGCTCATCACCGTGCCCATCGTCAACCACGACAACAGCCAGCACGCGGCGAACGAGAACCTGCGGGTCCAGAACCTCTGGGACGGGATCGAGGTCTACGCGGCGCTGCTCGCGCGGCTGGGTCTCGAGTGGAGGGAGTGA
- a CDS encoding DUF2867 domain-containing protein, protein MSVTRRVVVTGATGYIGARLVPRLLEGGYQVRCLVRDARKLTGRPWAGEPGVEVVEDDLTDEQRLAASLGGAGAAYYLVHAMVSAGSDYAREDRLMAGRFARAAARAGLGRIVYLGGLGETGAGLSEHLASRREVEDVLASGPVPVTVLRAAMVIGSGSASFEILRYLVERLPVMVTPRWVRTPCQPIAVRNVLHYLVACLDEPATVGRRLDIGGADVVTYLDLMRVMAEERRLPRRVVIPLPVLTPRLSALWIHLVTPLSRDIAAPLAEGLRNPVVCRDDEAVRLMPQRLLGVREAIRSALDRVEHHDVESMWSGAGRVPGDPDWSGGKVFVDRRHIDVAAPADAVFRAVCRVGGTHGWYAANWLWQVRGWLDRLVGGPGLRRGRLNPDRVAYGEAIDFWRVVGIEPDRRLALRAEMRLPGDALLEFLVEADAASPTRSRLVQVATFRPKGLFGLVYWYGVLPLHGVVFRGMLRGIRDAAEAGATSVSGARPAPS, encoded by the coding sequence ATGAGCGTGACCCGACGCGTCGTCGTGACCGGAGCGACTGGCTACATCGGGGCGAGGCTCGTACCTCGCCTGCTCGAGGGCGGCTATCAGGTCCGGTGCCTCGTGCGCGATGCGCGGAAGCTCACCGGCCGGCCCTGGGCGGGCGAGCCCGGGGTCGAGGTGGTCGAAGACGACCTCACCGACGAGCAGCGGCTGGCCGCGTCGCTCGGCGGCGCCGGGGCGGCCTACTATCTGGTGCACGCGATGGTGTCCGCGGGCTCGGACTACGCCCGCGAGGATCGCCTCATGGCCGGGCGCTTCGCGCGCGCCGCCGCACGCGCGGGCCTCGGGCGCATCGTCTACCTTGGTGGCCTTGGTGAAACCGGTGCCGGCCTCAGCGAACACCTGGCCTCGCGGCGCGAGGTGGAGGACGTGCTGGCCTCCGGCCCCGTGCCCGTCACCGTGCTGCGGGCGGCGATGGTCATCGGCTCGGGCTCCGCGTCGTTCGAGATTCTGCGATATCTCGTGGAGCGGCTGCCCGTGATGGTGACGCCTCGCTGGGTCCGTACCCCCTGCCAGCCCATCGCGGTCCGCAACGTCCTGCACTACCTCGTCGCCTGCCTCGACGAGCCAGCGACGGTCGGTAGACGGCTCGACATCGGGGGCGCCGACGTGGTGACCTATCTCGATCTCATGCGCGTCATGGCGGAAGAGCGCCGTTTGCCCCGCCGGGTCGTCATCCCGTTGCCCGTGCTGACGCCTCGCCTCAGCGCGTTGTGGATTCACCTGGTCACACCGCTTTCGCGCGACATCGCCGCACCGCTGGCCGAGGGGTTGCGGAACCCGGTCGTCTGTCGGGACGACGAGGCCGTGCGCCTGATGCCGCAGCGCCTGCTCGGCGTTCGCGAGGCCATCCGCTCGGCGCTCGACCGCGTCGAGCACCACGACGTCGAGTCGATGTGGTCGGGCGCGGGGCGGGTGCCCGGCGATCCCGACTGGTCGGGCGGGAAGGTGTTCGTCGATCGCCGACACATCGACGTGGCTGCGCCGGCGGACGCGGTGTTCCGGGCCGTCTGCCGCGTGGGCGGGACGCACGGCTGGTATGCCGCCAACTGGCTCTGGCAGGTGCGCGGCTGGCTCGACCGGCTGGTGGGCGGACCGGGCCTTCGGCGCGGAAGGCTCAATCCCGATCGCGTGGCGTACGGGGAAGCCATCGACTTCTGGCGCGTCGTCGGCATCGAGCCCGACCGGCGCCTCGCGTTGCGCGCCGAGATGCGGTTGCCCGGCGATGCCCTGCTCGAGTTTCTCGTCGAAGCCGATGCCGCATCGCCGACCCGCAGCCGTCTCGTCCAGGTGGCGACGTTTCGGCCGAAAGGCCTCTTCGGCCTCGTCTACTGGTATGGGGTGCTTCCGCTCCACGGGGTGGTGTTTCGCGGGATGCTGCGCGGCATTCGCGACGCGGCCGAGGCCGGCGCGACATCCGTCTCGGGCGCTCGCCCGGCCCCGAGCTGA
- a CDS encoding ABC transporter ATP-binding protein/permease, protein MLGRHLPSERLVLLVSLVFGTLQSVALLPLPLLVQHAFDAALPAADRTRLFVVAAAILALQGLSEGCLLIARRSGSRAAKRIVAGLRRDLAGDVLSRPRAFFDRLETSTLHDRLVHDSERVDGMLSQTLLQIVPAAVLLAGLTLVLAFVDLWLFLVAVACLAPVLVAGRWAARRHLHVARAHHDRFAAFSQRILFRVRYADLVRSDALDDRETRVDERIVDSAAASGQEVVHWAGVFTALPRTLLVVAGVAVLVVGGSAVIAGRMSGGQLLAFYAALAVARASMHAISVSLPNVIEGWTALGRLDALARLEAPTPYTGTTRVDFAGHIVLEQVGFDYGSGRVFEGVTLSTAPGRIVALVGGNGAGKTTLLRLILGWYRPTFGRLLAEGVPYDVLDLHALRTSIGHVPQQPLVFAGTAAENLAFGLPVGPTSAEFADLLARTGAAHLVDDLRDGLATRVGDDGSGLSGGQRQRLAIARALMREPRLLLLDEPTNHLSPEQTAAVLDRIVHHASAPAVLLVTHDIRAVKVADQVFALEDGRLHATAGTLPPWSGSHAY, encoded by the coding sequence ATGCTGGGGAGACACCTGCCGTCCGAGCGCCTGGTGCTCCTGGTGTCGCTCGTGTTCGGCACGCTGCAGAGCGTGGCCCTGCTCCCGCTGCCGCTGCTCGTCCAGCATGCGTTCGATGCGGCGCTGCCCGCCGCCGACCGCACGCGTCTGTTCGTCGTCGCCGCGGCCATCCTGGCCTTGCAGGGGCTCAGCGAGGGCTGCCTGCTCATCGCGCGCCGGAGTGGTTCGCGAGCCGCGAAGCGCATCGTCGCGGGTCTGCGGCGGGACCTGGCGGGTGACGTGCTGAGCCGCCCGCGCGCCTTCTTCGATCGGCTCGAAACGTCGACGCTCCACGATCGGCTCGTGCACGACAGCGAGCGGGTCGACGGGATGCTCAGCCAGACCCTGCTGCAGATCGTTCCGGCGGCCGTCCTGCTCGCGGGCTTGACGCTCGTGCTGGCCTTCGTCGACCTGTGGCTGTTCCTGGTGGCGGTGGCGTGCCTGGCGCCGGTGCTCGTCGCTGGCCGCTGGGCGGCCCGGCGACACCTTCACGTCGCGCGGGCCCACCACGACCGGTTCGCGGCGTTCAGCCAGCGCATCCTCTTCCGTGTCCGCTATGCCGACCTCGTTCGCTCCGACGCCCTCGACGATCGCGAGACGCGGGTCGACGAGCGGATCGTCGACAGTGCGGCCGCCTCGGGTCAGGAAGTCGTGCACTGGGCCGGCGTGTTCACCGCCCTGCCCCGCACGCTGCTCGTCGTTGCCGGCGTGGCGGTGCTCGTCGTCGGCGGCAGCGCGGTGATCGCGGGCCGGATGAGCGGGGGGCAGCTGCTCGCCTTCTACGCCGCGCTCGCCGTCGCGCGGGCCTCGATGCACGCGATCTCGGTCTCCCTGCCGAACGTGATCGAAGGATGGACGGCCCTCGGCCGCCTCGACGCGCTCGCTCGCCTCGAGGCGCCCACACCCTACACCGGAACGACGCGCGTCGACTTCGCCGGCCACATCGTGCTGGAGCAGGTCGGTTTCGATTACGGGAGCGGCCGCGTGTTCGAGGGTGTCACGCTCAGCACGGCGCCCGGCCGGATCGTGGCCCTCGTCGGCGGCAACGGTGCGGGCAAGACGACGCTGCTGCGGCTCATCCTGGGGTGGTACCGCCCGACCTTCGGGCGCCTGCTCGCCGAGGGCGTGCCCTACGACGTGCTCGACCTGCACGCGCTCAGGACCTCGATCGGCCACGTGCCCCAGCAGCCGCTCGTCTTCGCCGGGACCGCCGCCGAGAACCTCGCCTTCGGCCTGCCGGTCGGCCCAACGTCGGCCGAGTTCGCAGACCTGCTCGCCCGGACCGGAGCCGCTCACCTGGTCGACGATCTGCGCGACGGCCTCGCAACACGGGTTGGCGATGACGGCTCGGGCCTGTCGGGCGGGCAGCGGCAGCGCCTGGCCATCGCCCGGGCTCTCATGCGCGAGCCGCGCCTGCTCCTGCTCGACGAGCCGACCAATCACCTGTCGCCAGAGCAGACGGCTGCCGTGCTCGATCGGATCGTGCATCACGCGTCGGCGCCGGCGGTGCTGCTCGTCACCCACGACATCCGCGCGGTGAAGGTCGCCGACCAGGTGTTCGCCCTCGAAGACGGGCGCCTGCACGCGACAGCGGGAACGCTCCCGCCTTGGAGCGGATCTCACGCGTATTGA
- a CDS encoding amidohydrolase family protein gives MSNRDRLGLVALSALTLVAGAAAQPADRTLVIRPEWLIDATGSAPQPEMAVLVRGQRIAQVGPRESVGVPAGAEVVDLPGQTLLPGFIDTHSHFVLRYAPGGVLGLQAQREAPPNEQMLTVIRTARVQLLLGVTTVRQAGEPNFNDVLLREAIRDGRQVGPRIVASGPHITNTGAHNAGADGVDGPEAIRRAVRRNFARGVEWIKLTHLDATPESGQMALEDIRAAVDEAHRLGLKVTMHATGRWGSAMRAAIDAGVDNIEHARPLTEDLVARMIERGVSASLTPHVYIGWRPTPATWRTMDTGVAGAEEWMNHLAREFAAYRAAHPEQETVDRPYEDNEPGRAGRDMFQAVKTVQRQYLHAWKAGLPFSLGSDGFYGVLALQVEFLVEAGIPPIDALRTVTSTAARLIGYGDHLGTIEAGKLADLISVAGNPIDDITAVRRVRFIMKDGARYDHLSWR, from the coding sequence ATGTCCAACCGCGATCGCCTGGGTCTGGTCGCCCTGTCCGCGCTCACCCTGGTAGCGGGCGCCGCCGCCCAGCCGGCAGACCGTACCCTGGTCATCCGGCCGGAGTGGCTGATCGACGCCACCGGTTCGGCCCCGCAGCCCGAGATGGCCGTGCTCGTGCGAGGACAACGAATCGCGCAGGTTGGCCCACGTGAGTCGGTCGGCGTCCCGGCGGGAGCGGAGGTCGTCGACCTGCCGGGCCAGACCCTTCTGCCGGGCTTCATCGACACGCACTCGCACTTCGTGCTGCGCTACGCCCCGGGCGGAGTGCTGGGCCTCCAGGCGCAGCGTGAGGCGCCCCCCAACGAGCAGATGCTCACGGTGATCCGGACCGCGCGAGTCCAGCTCCTCCTCGGAGTGACCACCGTCCGACAGGCGGGCGAGCCCAACTTCAACGACGTGCTCCTGCGCGAGGCCATCCGTGACGGTCGCCAGGTGGGCCCGCGCATCGTCGCCTCAGGTCCGCACATCACCAACACCGGAGCGCACAATGCCGGCGCCGACGGCGTCGACGGTCCCGAGGCCATTCGCCGCGCCGTACGGCGCAACTTCGCCCGCGGCGTGGAGTGGATCAAGCTCACGCATCTCGACGCCACACCGGAGTCGGGCCAGATGGCCCTCGAGGACATTCGCGCCGCGGTCGACGAGGCGCACCGCCTCGGACTCAAGGTGACGATGCACGCCACCGGACGATGGGGGTCGGCCATGCGTGCGGCGATCGACGCGGGTGTCGACAACATCGAACACGCGCGGCCGCTCACCGAGGACCTCGTCGCGCGGATGATCGAACGCGGCGTGTCCGCGAGCCTGACGCCGCACGTCTACATCGGCTGGCGTCCGACGCCGGCCACCTGGCGCACGATGGACACGGGTGTCGCGGGCGCCGAGGAGTGGATGAACCATCTGGCACGGGAGTTCGCCGCCTACCGCGCCGCGCACCCGGAACAGGAGACGGTCGACCGGCCCTACGAGGACAACGAGCCCGGACGCGCAGGACGCGACATGTTCCAGGCCGTGAAGACCGTGCAGCGCCAGTATCTGCACGCGTGGAAGGCCGGCCTGCCCTTCAGTCTGGGCTCGGATGGCTTCTACGGCGTCCTCGCCCTCCAGGTGGAGTTCCTCGTCGAGGCGGGCATCCCGCCGATCGATGCGCTGCGCACCGTCACCAGCACCGCCGCGCGACTCATCGGGTACGGCGACCACCTCGGCACGATCGAGGCCGGCAAGCTCGCCGACCTGATCTCGGTCGCCGGGAACCCGATCGACGACATCACCGCGGTCCGGCGCGTCCGCTTCATCATGAAGGACGGCGCGCGGTACGATCACCTGTCGTGGCGCTGA
- a CDS encoding cupin domain-containing protein has translation MRLATLGAPAAVTLVVAGGVLGVAQEPKPRTHVMKTPDAMTWGPPPPSLPPGAQVSVLSGDPTKEGAFTMRAKMPDGYRIPPHWHPVDEHVTVVEGTFYMGLGEKFDEAAGHALTVGGFAMMSAETRHFAWAKGDTIVQIHGMGPWRINYVNPDDDPRKKPTSQ, from the coding sequence ATGCGACTCGCGACGCTCGGGGCACCTGCGGCTGTGACGCTCGTTGTGGCGGGTGGCGTCCTCGGCGTGGCTCAGGAGCCGAAGCCACGGACGCACGTGATGAAGACGCCGGACGCGATGACGTGGGGGCCTCCACCTCCGTCGCTGCCGCCGGGCGCACAGGTGAGCGTTCTGTCAGGCGACCCGACCAAGGAGGGCGCCTTCACCATGCGCGCGAAGATGCCCGACGGCTACCGGATCCCCCCGCATTGGCATCCGGTCGACGAGCACGTGACGGTGGTCGAGGGCACGTTCTACATGGGCTTGGGCGAGAAGTTCGACGAAGCTGCGGGCCACGCTCTGACTGTCGGCGGATTCGCGATGATGTCGGCGGAGACGAGACACTTCGCGTGGGCGAAGGGTGACACGATCGTGCAGATCCACGGCATGGGACCCTGGCGCATCAACTACGTCAACCCTGACGACGATCCCCGAAAGAAGCCGACCAGCCAGTAG